One window of the Chryseobacterium sp. CY350 genome contains the following:
- a CDS encoding LamG domain-containing protein, with protein MKKFILLFFAVLYFLSGNLSAQNVTLLGKTSISAIGSGTGGKPTLSWNIPAGQNRVMIIHFWFERDHRPGAANNYPSGNSGADYFPLTVAGQSMTGSSVLRTYHLAVGGGTFSTAEMSSSFYRYTLSDSQGLPTGLSTFDFSGIITPANVADEVAVSIEVYGNVSPSTSFTSTGSNSWIEAATQNTTFNLTPTVAATPVGRTATDVMYVSFGATAMDENISFDAGWTNINQMKITNNAGSAFNLRINEPDGVSLLTAYRNGAASTTLTKSSAQRITAVRLNIVPLLPLAKPSITGNVYHDIDGSANINGLPINGGGLYVNLIDTNGLLVYSATVTAGAFTIPSMYVTEGETYSLSLSKNTGTIGQPAPITQLNLGWSTVGESTTVTGNDGSPNGQLTLTAGTSDITGLKYGILKYGAPGGVVTGLGLWAKADKDFSPSLWKDQSGNDYDLTQPTAGMQPILANSFKKFNYNPAGNFANKAMGNNQVANRGVNNSLSMYSVASLEVNSGANTLLGVGANGDNPHLGAYPGPKFMMWTSLYGTAANPDITLSQSYLMSGHWQHAVAGTARIEFDGFPARTGGNQSSPAGNFIVGNDFINGVNQPWNGLIPEVIVYTSPKSGNENQRINSYLGIKYGLTLRNEGIDTGTFNYLSSNSTAVWNGIANPTYHNNVFGIGRDDISTLHQKVSVSVNSGTIVTMATNNDFVTGNLDPSRTAISDDQEFFVAGDNNNTSLPMMATTINGNALKIIQRKWLSQRTGTTRNTYFQADLSTYENQFDTGAVAYMIIADNENLTTNVKLVLGTKVGSNWVFNNDFDPENINRYFTFGVTTTATASTCYKPGATGTGLDSKIGITSLSRAGAENTDNWPMARKGAWLALEAKTKGFVPNRVAFDVSGNPVGIASANFVEGMMVFDTTNKCLKMYTVKDGSTLPAWHCMSTQTCPDTTARKINIGYWAGLWDGNEYAIGGTGLPTFNSQLQSPLNYGTTGTYNKIEGFNFFKFEAQELSTLSGAQLKSMVDVFCVGVQFNVDLDAATIAKIKEFTDLGGVVIVLLDSTRNTPAHQGFGGTGTVGSGSAYSYTVAGTTGSTGVFGNVAGNTAITAAQTMGRVLKTQLAAGSEVLASEGGVASANAGIWTTGTGGRVIFFWDEGVFRASDISGTNVDTAQEKYLHNIMAYALDKLGL; from the coding sequence ATGAAAAAATTTATATTACTATTCTTTGCGGTACTTTATTTCCTTTCCGGAAATCTATCTGCGCAGAATGTAACTCTTTTGGGAAAAACATCTATTTCTGCCATAGGTAGCGGAACCGGTGGAAAGCCCACACTTAGTTGGAACATACCCGCGGGACAGAACCGGGTAATGATTATCCATTTCTGGTTCGAGAGAGACCACCGACCAGGGGCTGCGAATAATTACCCATCCGGAAACTCGGGAGCAGATTATTTCCCGCTTACTGTAGCCGGGCAAAGTATGACAGGAAGCTCTGTACTGAGAACATATCATTTAGCAGTTGGAGGTGGTACTTTCTCCACTGCTGAAATGTCTTCTTCTTTTTACAGATATACCCTGTCGGATTCTCAAGGTCTACCAACAGGTCTGTCCACATTTGATTTTTCCGGTATAATAACTCCTGCTAATGTAGCAGATGAAGTTGCGGTCTCCATTGAGGTCTATGGAAATGTAAGCCCATCCACCTCCTTTACTTCCACAGGCTCCAACAGTTGGATTGAAGCAGCCACCCAAAACACTACCTTTAACCTTACTCCTACAGTTGCCGCCACCCCGGTTGGAAGAACGGCCACGGATGTAATGTATGTAAGTTTTGGGGCTACTGCAATGGATGAAAATATCTCATTCGATGCAGGTTGGACGAATATTAATCAAATGAAGATTACTAATAACGCAGGTAGTGCATTTAATCTTAGAATCAATGAGCCAGATGGGGTAAGCTTATTAACCGCCTATCGGAACGGGGCAGCTTCTACCACTCTTACAAAATCTTCGGCACAAAGAATTACTGCTGTCCGTCTTAATATAGTACCTTTATTACCTCTTGCAAAACCATCCATAACCGGAAATGTATATCATGATATAGATGGTTCTGCTAATATTAACGGGTTACCCATTAATGGCGGTGGTTTATATGTTAACCTGATAGATACTAATGGATTATTAGTTTATTCTGCAACTGTAACAGCAGGTGCATTTACCATACCATCAATGTATGTTACAGAAGGAGAAACCTATTCGCTTTCACTTAGTAAAAATACGGGTACGATCGGTCAGCCGGCTCCGATTACGCAACTTAATTTGGGTTGGTCTACCGTAGGAGAAAGTACAACCGTGACTGGCAACGATGGTTCTCCAAATGGTCAGTTGACTCTAACTGCAGGAACATCTGACATTACAGGATTAAAATATGGCATACTTAAATATGGAGCTCCCGGAGGTGTAGTTACTGGATTGGGATTATGGGCAAAAGCTGATAAGGACTTTTCTCCATCTTTATGGAAAGATCAGTCAGGAAATGATTATGACCTAACACAGCCGACTGCGGGAATGCAGCCTATTCTAGCAAATTCATTTAAGAAGTTTAACTATAATCCTGCTGGTAATTTTGCTAATAAGGCTATGGGTAATAATCAGGTTGCCAATCGTGGAGTTAATAACAGCCTATCTATGTACTCTGTCGCATCTTTAGAAGTAAATTCAGGAGCAAATACTTTGCTTGGCGTCGGAGCTAACGGAGATAATCCCCACCTTGGTGCATATCCTGGACCAAAGTTTATGATGTGGACAAGTTTGTACGGTACTGCCGCCAACCCGGATATAACATTATCACAATCCTATTTGATGTCTGGTCACTGGCAGCATGCTGTAGCAGGTACTGCACGAATAGAATTTGATGGTTTCCCAGCCCGAACAGGAGGTAATCAAAGTTCTCCGGCAGGTAATTTTATTGTCGGAAATGATTTTATCAATGGTGTTAATCAGCCATGGAACGGATTAATCCCAGAAGTGATTGTATATACATCTCCAAAATCTGGAAATGAAAATCAAAGAATTAATTCTTATTTAGGAATCAAATATGGTCTTACTTTGCGTAATGAGGGCATTGACACCGGAACATTTAACTATTTGTCATCAAATAGTACAGCAGTTTGGAACGGAATTGCCAATCCTACATACCATAATAATGTATTTGGGATAGGAAGAGATGACATCAGTACTTTACATCAAAAGGTATCGGTAAGTGTAAATAGTGGAACAATTGTTACGATGGCTACCAATAATGATTTCGTTACAGGTAACCTTGACCCCTCCAGAACAGCGATCTCTGATGATCAGGAATTTTTCGTCGCTGGAGATAATAACAATACTTCTCTACCAATGATGGCAACCACCATTAATGGAAACGCACTAAAAATAATTCAGAGAAAATGGCTTTCTCAGAGAACAGGTACTACACGAAATACCTATTTCCAAGCTGATCTATCAACTTATGAAAATCAGTTTGATACCGGAGCTGTAGCTTACATGATTATTGCAGATAATGAAAATCTTACAACCAATGTAAAGCTTGTTCTAGGAACGAAAGTAGGTAGTAACTGGGTATTTAATAATGATTTTGACCCTGAAAATATTAATAGATACTTTACATTTGGTGTAACTACTACAGCTACAGCAAGCACTTGCTACAAACCAGGAGCTACTGGTACAGGATTAGATAGTAAAATAGGTATTACATCGCTTAGCAGAGCTGGAGCAGAGAATACAGACAATTGGCCTATGGCGAGAAAAGGCGCTTGGTTGGCATTAGAAGCCAAAACCAAAGGATTTGTTCCAAACAGGGTTGCGTTTGATGTTTCAGGAAATCCTGTAGGCATTGCATCAGCAAATTTTGTAGAGGGAATGATGGTTTTTGACACCACCAACAAGTGTCTTAAGATGTACACTGTTAAGGATGGAAGTACTTTACCAGCTTGGCATTGTATGAGTACTCAAACTTGCCCAGATACGACAGCTAGAAAAATTAACATCGGTTATTGGGCCGGATTGTGGGATGGGAATGAATACGCAATAGGCGGAACAGGACTTCCAACATTTAATTCTCAGCTTCAGAGTCCGCTTAATTACGGAACTACAGGTACGTACAACAAAATAGAAGGATTCAACTTTTTCAAGTTTGAAGCACAAGAGTTGAGCACCTTATCCGGAGCACAGCTGAAAAGTATGGTAGATGTATTTTGTGTGGGTGTACAATTCAACGTAGACTTAGATGCAGCAACGATTGCAAAAATAAAAGAATTTACAGACCTCGGAGGAGTAGTAATTGTTTTATTGGATAGTACTAGAAATACACCGGCACATCAAGGTTTTGGAGGAACAGGCACGGTAGGAAGCGGATCGGCATATTCTTACACAGTGGCAGGAACTACAGGTTCAACAGGTGTATTTGGTAATGTGGCTGGAAACACAGCAATTACAGCAGCTCAAACAATGGGAAGAGTTTTGAAAACTCAATTGGCAGCAGGATCTGAAGTTCTGGCAAGTGAAGGTGGAGTAGCTTCTGCTAACGCTGGTATCTGGACTACAGGTACTGGAGGCAGAGTAATCTTTTTCTGGGACGAAGGAGTATTTAGAGCTTCAGATATTTCTGGTACAAATGTAGACACTGCTCAGGAAAAATATCTTCATAATATAATGGCGTACGCTTTAGACAAATTGGGTCTTTAA